Below is a genomic region from Staphylococcus carnosus.
TGCAGAAGCTAATCCTGCTTCAATTCCGGCATGTCCGGCACCAATGACAATTACATCATAATCCAAACTCATTTTTTGACCTCCCTATTATTTTCCGAGACAGAACTGACTGAATAATTGATCAATCAATTCGTCGCTTGCACTTTCTCCGATAATTTCTCCTAATATTTGCCAAGTTCTTGTTAAGTCAATTTGTACCATATCCATCGGTACACCCGCTTCTGCAGCATCTATTGCATCTTGAATCGCGTTACGCGCTTGTTTTAATAAAGAAATGTGTCTTGAATTAGAAACATATGTCATATCTTGGTTTTGCACTTCTCCGCCAAAGAATAAGTCGCGAATTTGTTCTTCTAATTGATCAATACCTTCTTGTTTCAACATTGAAGTTTCAATCACTGGCATATCTCCGACCATCGCTTTCACTTCATCTAAGTCTAAATGTTGTTCAAGGTCAGTTTTATTCACAATGATAATCGCATCTTCATTTTTAATGACTTCATATAATTTACGGTCTTCTTCTGTAAGGCCTTCATTATAATTAAGTACAAATAAGATCAAATCTGCTTCGCTTAACGCTTTTCTTGAACGTTCTACACCGATTTTTTCTACGATATCTTCAGTTTCGCGAATGCCTGCAGTATCTACTAAACGTAAAGGCACACCGCGTACATTAACATATTCTTCTAAGACATCTCTTGTTGTGCCGGCTACTTCTGTAACAATCGCCTTATTATCTTGAATTAAGTTATTAAGCATCGAAGACTTACCAACATTCGGCTTACCTACAATAACTGTAGACAACCCTTCTCGCATAATCTTGCCTTGAGTTCCTGTTGCTAAAAGCTTATCAATATCTTCTTTAATTTCTTTAGACTGCTTTAATAAGAACTCTGTTGTCGCATCTTCAACATCATCATATTCTGGATAATCGATGTTCACTTCAACTTGCGCTAAGATTTCTAAAATAGATTGACGCTGGCGTTTAATCATATCACTCAAACGGCCTTCAATTTGATTCATTGCAACTTTAGACGCTCGGTCTGTCTTAGAACGGATAAAGTCCATTACTGCTTCTGCTTGCGATAAATCAATTCTGCCATTTAAGAAAGCACGTTTTGTGTATTCACCAGGTTCAGCTAATCTTGCGCCATATGACATTGTCAATTCAAGAACATGATTAATCGTTAAAATACCGCCATGGCAATTAATCTCAACGATATCTTCTCTTGTAAATGTTTTTGGTGCCCGCAGCACAGATACCATAACTTCTTCAACCACTTCATTGGTTTCAGGATCAACGATATGTCCATAATTAATTGTATGTGATTCTACCTCGGCTAATGGTTTCTTTCCTTTATATAACTTATCCGTTATTTCAACAGCTTCTTTACCAGATAATCTGACAATACCGATTGCACCCTCACCCATTGGAGTGGAGATACTTGTAATCGTATCTAAATCCATCATGCTGCTTCGCCTCCTCTGCTTAATTTTCTAACTATATAATTGTAAAGAGTTTTAATGTAAATTGCTACATATGTGTTCGAATTTCTTAAAGTCGGTCTTACGTTTGTCTAACCTAAGACTTCGGTACGTCTACTTTATTCTCTTATTGAATAATTTTGCAACTTTTAAAACGTGCTCTAAGCTTTTTTGTATTTCGAGTACTGTCATGTCTTTAGCGGGATGTCTGGCAATGACAATAATATTTCTAGGC
It encodes:
- the mnmE gene encoding tRNA uridine-5-carboxymethylaminomethyl(34) synthesis GTPase MnmE, which codes for MDLDTITSISTPMGEGAIGIVRLSGKEAVEITDKLYKGKKPLAEVESHTINYGHIVDPETNEVVEEVMVSVLRAPKTFTREDIVEINCHGGILTINHVLELTMSYGARLAEPGEYTKRAFLNGRIDLSQAEAVMDFIRSKTDRASKVAMNQIEGRLSDMIKRQRQSILEILAQVEVNIDYPEYDDVEDATTEFLLKQSKEIKEDIDKLLATGTQGKIMREGLSTVIVGKPNVGKSSMLNNLIQDNKAIVTEVAGTTRDVLEEYVNVRGVPLRLVDTAGIRETEDIVEKIGVERSRKALSEADLILFVLNYNEGLTEEDRKLYEVIKNEDAIIIVNKTDLEQHLDLDEVKAMVGDMPVIETSMLKQEGIDQLEEQIRDLFFGGEVQNQDMTYVSNSRHISLLKQARNAIQDAIDAAEAGVPMDMVQIDLTRTWQILGEIIGESASDELIDQLFSQFCLGK